The DNA segment TTAAGCCCGCTCATTTTTATTACAATACTAATTAGTATTAGTGCTTTTTTCTTTTCTAATAACGTACTCCCCTATACAAATCTTAAAATATCAACACTTTTATATTCTGTAAAACAACAAAAGCCCGAATTAGCGATAAAAGAAGGAATTTTCACCACAATTAATGATGTCTATAGCATAAAGATTGCGGAGAAAAACCAAAAGACGAGTTTAATGCGTCGAATAATGATTTATGATCATAGTAAAAATGAAGGTAATCTCGTAATCACTTCAGCAGATTCAGGCTATATAAAAGTTTCTAATGACGAAAAACGATTAGTTGCAACACTTTATAGCGGCAATACCTATGAGGAAAGGCTCGAAAACGCTACAAGTAAATCAGGGAATCGATCGTTTCCATCAACTAGCCAAAAATTTCAAGAACAAGTTATTGTATTCGAGTTACAAGGAAAAGGATTGCAAAAAACTGACGAAGAACTTTTTAAAAGTAGCGCACAAACCATGAATCTTCATCAACTTGATATAGTAAAGGATTCGTTAAGCAAACAATATAGGTCCAGAGAAAAATCATTTCAGCATAATTTACATTACTCTGTTTTTCAACGAAATAAAAACATAAATAGTAAAGATAGTTTACACAAAAAAATGTTTCTCTTCCCTGGTGATTCGCTCTACAACATATTACCAAATTTAGAAAAACAAAGAATAATTGACGTTGCAATTACAAGTGCACGATCAACAAAAAGTTTTATATCTTCTACTAGTGATGAGTTTTACTCTAAGGGAAAGTACATTGCAAGGCATAAAATAGAATGGAATAGAAAATTTTCGTTATCATTTGCATGTTTCGTATTCTTCTTCATTGGAGCACCCCTTGGAGCCATAATTAGGAAAGGGGGACTGGGTATGCCTGTTGTGATATCAGTTTTCTTTTTTGTACTTTACTATGTTATTACAATCTCTGGTGAGAAGTTTGCACGAGAACTTATATGGCATCCTGCTGCAGGAATGTGGTTGTCATCCTTCATTTTACTGCCACTTGGAGTTTTTCTTTCTTATAAGGCAACGACAGATTCGGTTATTATGAATTCTGATTTTTATACAGAATTCTTTAAAAAAATCATACGTTTTTATAAGAAAATCCATAAGAAAATTATAGGTTCAAAGCCAACCCCCTCCCTAAATAAATAGATGAACATACTGATTTTAGCCAACAAGCCTCCTTTCCCAGCCAAAGATGGAAGTTCCT comes from the Bacteroidia bacterium genome and includes:
- a CDS encoding LptF/LptG family permease, producing MKTLYRFIIKSYIGPLVMTFFIVMFILLMQFLWKYIDDLVGKGLEWKVIAELLLYASSNLVPMALPLSTLLASLMTMGNLGENNELLAMKSAGISLPRILSPLIFITILISISAFFFSNNVLPYTNLKISTLLYSVKQQKPELAIKEGIFTTINDVYSIKIAEKNQKTSLMRRIMIYDHSKNEGNLVITSADSGYIKVSNDEKRLVATLYSGNTYEERLENATSKSGNRSFPSTSQKFQEQVIVFELQGKGLQKTDEELFKSSAQTMNLHQLDIVKDSLSKQYRSREKSFQHNLHYSVFQRNKNINSKDSLHKKMFLFPGDSLYNILPNLEKQRIIDVAITSARSTKSFISSTSDEFYSKGKYIARHKIEWNRKFSLSFACFVFFFIGAPLGAIIRKGGLGMPVVISVFFFVLYYVITISGEKFARELIWHPAAGMWLSSFILLPLGVFLSYKATTDSVIMNSDFYTEFFKKIIRFYKKIHKKIIGSKPTPSLNK